A stretch of the Vicinamibacteria bacterium genome encodes the following:
- a CDS encoding response regulator: protein MARKKILLVDDSKTALLMEQMILRNGPYQLVIAGDGAEGVAKAVSELPDLILMDVVMPHMTGLDALKELRRREATKEIPVIMVTTRGEGENVEAGFASGCNDYLTKPIDSVALLAKVRDYLGE, encoded by the coding sequence ATGGCACGCAAGAAGATCTTGCTCGTCGATGATTCGAAGACGGCCCTCCTGATGGAACAGATGATCTTGAGGAATGGCCCCTACCAGCTCGTGATCGCGGGGGATGGGGCGGAGGGGGTAGCCAAGGCCGTCTCCGAACTCCCCGATCTCATCCTGATGGACGTCGTGATGCCTCACATGACCGGGTTGGATGCCCTCAAGGAACTCCGCCGGCGCGAGGCCACCAAGGAGATACCCGTGATCATGGTCACCACGCGTGGGGAGGGCGAGAACGTCGAGGCCGGCTTCGCCTCCGGCTGCAACGACTACTTGACCAAGCCCATTGATTCCGTCGCGCTCCTCGCAAAGGTTCGCGACTATCTGGGGGAGTGA
- a CDS encoding GAF domain-containing protein gives MKNEGQEHGEYVRRVQGETQRYAQTLLAENEHLRRRVAAVESERAALAGKASQLEAVLARNEALQEESSWVAAEQRRLRGQIADLRQQIDGHETARRDLESRLKLVEDENQRFSQEYLAVEQQNSNLANLYVASYQLHGTLDRRVVLSTIQEIVANLVGSEEMALFELDSMGSTLSLIASFGIAPGPFQRVSVGQGLIGRAVRKGTVHVVEREGREGASSEEAHLSACIPLKLDGRVMGALALFRLLPHKDGFQPLDNELFDLLATQAAVALYCTSLTAGAPVSSASAP, from the coding sequence ATGAAGAACGAAGGGCAAGAACACGGCGAATACGTGCGGCGGGTACAGGGCGAAACCCAGCGATACGCCCAGACCCTGCTCGCCGAGAACGAGCACCTCCGGCGTCGGGTGGCCGCCGTGGAGAGCGAACGGGCCGCCCTGGCGGGCAAGGCCAGCCAACTCGAGGCCGTTCTCGCGCGAAACGAGGCTCTGCAGGAAGAGAGCAGCTGGGTCGCCGCCGAACAGCGCCGCCTTCGGGGTCAAATCGCCGATCTCCGCCAGCAGATCGATGGCCATGAGACCGCGCGGCGGGACCTGGAGAGCCGCCTCAAGCTGGTGGAGGACGAGAACCAGCGCTTCTCCCAGGAGTACCTGGCGGTCGAACAGCAGAACTCCAATCTCGCGAACCTCTACGTTGCCAGCTACCAGCTGCACGGCACTCTGGACCGACGGGTGGTCTTGTCGACCATACAGGAGATCGTAGCCAACCTGGTCGGTTCCGAGGAGATGGCTCTCTTCGAGCTGGATTCCATGGGCTCAACGCTCTCGCTGATTGCCTCCTTCGGCATTGCCCCCGGTCCCTTCCAACGGGTTTCGGTCGGGCAAGGGCTGATCGGCCGGGCGGTCCGGAAGGGCACCGTCCACGTCGTGGAACGCGAAGGGCGGGAGGGGGCTTCCTCCGAGGAGGCGCACTTGAGCGCCTGCATCCCGCTGAAACTCGACGGGCGGGTGATGGGGGCCCTGGCTCTGTTCCGACTGTTGCCGCACAAGGACGGGTTCCAACCCCTGGATAACGAGCTCTTCGACCTCCTGGCGACGCAAGCGGCGGTCGCCCTCTATTGCACGTCTCTGACCGCCGGGGCGCCCGTCTCGTCGGCTTCGGCTCCGTAA
- a CDS encoding chemotaxis protein CheD, whose amino-acid sequence MYLHPGQLFASAEPASVTTVLGSCVSVCLWDRDRGIGGLNHFVLPIWAGNGTSSTRFGNVAMEVLLARLVSLGARPRNVEAKVFGGACMIQAFRRREHHLGGQNVDRAVAFLQEKGVPISSQDTGGHRGRKLIFHTATGAAWLKEL is encoded by the coding sequence GTGTACCTCCACCCGGGGCAGCTCTTTGCCTCCGCCGAACCGGCGTCGGTCACGACCGTTCTCGGCTCCTGTGTCTCGGTCTGCCTCTGGGACCGGGACCGGGGCATCGGGGGCCTCAACCACTTCGTGCTGCCCATCTGGGCCGGAAACGGCACCTCCTCAACCCGGTTCGGCAATGTCGCCATGGAGGTCCTTCTGGCCCGGCTGGTCAGCTTGGGCGCCCGGCCCCGGAACGTGGAAGCCAAGGTCTTCGGGGGGGCTTGCATGATTCAGGCGTTCCGACGCCGGGAACACCATCTGGGAGGGCAAAACGTCGACCGGGCGGTGGCCTTCCTTCAGGAGAAGGGAGTGCCCATCTCCAGTCAGGACACCGGGGGCCATCGCGGCCGAAAGCTGATCTTCCACACCGCCACCGGGGCGGCGTGGCTGAAAGAGCTGTGA
- a CDS encoding chemotaxis protein CheA, which yields MDFDIDRDAVLQTFLSESEEGLAMMEEALVGLESRPEDGELLAAVFRVAHTLKGNASSLGFEGLVRLSHTLEDLLDRVRNRAIPVTGDLVTLLLDAVDALRDLVPAAVNGGEALTVVHEALLRELSRRAGGVDDPPPSTGSGGAPRGEEPATPEPARPAEHRSLRVDINRLDRMLDLTGEIAIARGRLRRMLEQHGAPAPVLEAQGEVDRLSLDLQELVMKVRLVPLRGTFRAFVRTVRDLAARQGKQARLILEGEDVEVDTSVIAQVRDPLTHMIRNALDHGIEAPEVRRTVGKDPCGTLALRARHEGATIVIEIADDGAGLNRERILERARERGIDAEHKEEEEIQRLVFEPGFSTAETVTELSGRGIGLDVVRRNVMALRGKVGIRSQEGIGTTITLRLPLTLAIIDGFIVGVGDEAYVIPLEAVVECLELPKEASSDTREGGVINLRGAALPYLRLRRLFGLGARPGQREHVVVVRPDAGRQVGLVVDHLEGGFQTVIKPLGRLFQGLSGVAGSAILGTGRVAMILDVPSLLAEALRGQEAAKHEQWSAPKAESQGA from the coding sequence ATGGATTTTGACATCGATCGCGACGCCGTTCTCCAGACTTTCCTGAGCGAGTCCGAAGAGGGACTGGCCATGATGGAGGAGGCCCTGGTCGGCCTAGAGTCACGTCCGGAAGACGGAGAGCTCTTGGCCGCGGTCTTCCGGGTGGCCCACACCTTGAAAGGGAACGCGTCGTCCCTCGGATTCGAAGGCCTGGTGCGCCTCTCCCACACCCTGGAGGACTTGCTGGACCGCGTGCGCAACCGCGCCATTCCGGTGACGGGGGACTTGGTCACGCTCTTGCTGGATGCCGTCGATGCCCTCCGCGACCTAGTCCCTGCCGCCGTCAACGGCGGCGAGGCCCTGACCGTGGTTCATGAGGCGCTTCTGCGGGAGCTCTCGCGCCGGGCGGGGGGGGTGGACGATCCACCGCCAAGCACGGGGTCCGGGGGAGCCCCCCGCGGGGAAGAGCCCGCCACCCCCGAGCCCGCGCGTCCCGCGGAGCATCGCAGCCTCCGCGTGGACATCAACCGCCTTGACCGGATGCTCGACCTGACGGGCGAGATCGCGATCGCTCGCGGTCGCCTTCGGCGGATGCTCGAGCAGCACGGGGCCCCGGCCCCGGTCCTGGAGGCGCAGGGGGAGGTCGACCGTCTCTCCCTCGATCTTCAGGAGCTGGTCATGAAGGTTCGGCTCGTGCCCCTCCGGGGGACGTTCCGAGCGTTCGTGCGGACGGTCCGCGACCTGGCCGCTCGCCAGGGCAAACAGGCCCGCCTGATCCTCGAGGGCGAGGACGTGGAGGTGGACACGAGCGTCATTGCGCAGGTGCGCGACCCCCTCACCCACATGATCCGCAATGCGCTCGACCACGGCATCGAAGCGCCGGAGGTGCGCCGGACGGTGGGCAAGGATCCCTGCGGGACCCTCGCCCTGCGCGCACGCCACGAGGGGGCCACGATCGTCATCGAAATCGCGGACGACGGCGCCGGCCTCAACCGCGAGCGGATCCTTGAGCGCGCCCGGGAGCGGGGCATCGACGCCGAGCACAAGGAGGAAGAGGAGATCCAGCGGTTGGTCTTCGAGCCCGGCTTCTCCACCGCGGAGACGGTGACGGAGCTGTCGGGACGCGGCATCGGCCTCGACGTGGTACGACGCAATGTGATGGCCCTGCGCGGGAAGGTCGGGATCCGCAGCCAGGAGGGCATCGGCACCACCATCACCCTGCGTCTTCCCCTCACTCTCGCCATCATCGACGGATTCATCGTGGGGGTGGGAGACGAGGCGTACGTGATTCCCCTGGAGGCCGTGGTCGAGTGCCTGGAGCTCCCGAAGGAGGCCTCGAGCGACACGAGGGAGGGCGGGGTCATCAACCTGCGCGGTGCGGCCCTGCCCTATCTCCGGCTCCGCCGGCTATTCGGTCTCGGCGCTCGGCCCGGGCAGAGGGAGCACGTGGTCGTGGTACGGCCGGACGCGGGACGGCAGGTCGGCCTCGTCGTGGACCACCTCGAAGGCGGGTTCCAAACCGTCATCAAACCCCTGGGGCGGCTCTTCCAAGGGCTCTCCGGAGTCGCCGGCTCCGCCATCCTCGGCACGGGGCGGGTGGCGATGATCCTGGACGTGCCTTCTCTATTGGCGGAGGCCCTTCGGGGGCAAGAGGCGGCGAAACACGAGCAGTGGTCCGCTCCGAAAGCGGAGAGTCAGGGAGCTTGA
- a CDS encoding methyl-accepting chemotaxis protein, translating into MVKNLRIGKRLGLGFGLILVLIGGVATAGYWGLERVAGLAHEILRVSAPLVEHSERARATTLGLRRFEKDYFLNIGSPDKEAEYVAKWKDQKKRLDERLDELEKLAQSETDRETVRSMRKDANSYEDGFQRVLTGIREGAVKTPQEANAAILPFKDPIHGLEDAAYEFAIKHSKAMESVEPMLAEAVRRTNAIVFGVILAALALAGAAGVVITRSITAPLAQAVKVAERVGAGEVDVLIEVDSQDETGLLLKSLQGMVASLKRMAGAAAAVAGGDLTIRLNPQSERDALGNALSEMVGRLTQTIGEVKAGATALSAASAQVAATSQSLSAGTSEQAASVEETTASLEEMSASITQNAENSRQTEQLAIKGSKDTEEGGRSVKETVVAMRSIAEKVSIIEEIAYQTNLLALNAAIEAARAGEHGRGFAVVATEVRKLAERSQTAAKEISGLAASSVTVAERSGQLLGDLVPSIRKTADLVQEVTAASAEQASGVAQINRAMTQVDQVTQRNAAATEELASTAEEMAAQSEALQQLVSYFKVTALEGGPDQVTTLSRSTTARAVPRKSNGEARAMPESPAWHRTAGADADFKRF; encoded by the coding sequence ATGGTGAAGAACCTTCGGATTGGCAAGCGGTTGGGCCTGGGGTTTGGCCTGATCCTGGTCCTCATCGGAGGAGTGGCCACCGCCGGGTACTGGGGGCTGGAGCGGGTGGCAGGCCTTGCCCACGAGATCCTCAGGGTCAGCGCCCCACTCGTCGAGCACTCAGAGCGCGCGCGCGCGACCACCCTGGGCCTGCGGCGCTTCGAAAAGGACTATTTCCTCAACATCGGCTCGCCGGACAAGGAAGCCGAATATGTGGCCAAGTGGAAGGACCAGAAGAAGCGCCTGGATGAGCGTTTGGACGAGCTAGAAAAGCTCGCCCAGAGCGAGACCGATCGGGAGACCGTCCGCAGCATGCGGAAAGACGCAAATTCTTATGAGGATGGCTTTCAGAGAGTGCTGACGGGCATTCGCGAGGGGGCGGTGAAGACGCCTCAGGAGGCAAACGCGGCCATCTTGCCATTCAAGGATCCGATCCACGGCTTGGAGGACGCGGCTTACGAGTTCGCCATCAAGCACTCCAAGGCGATGGAGTCCGTCGAGCCCATGCTGGCGGAAGCCGTGCGGCGCACCAACGCGATCGTGTTCGGCGTGATCCTGGCGGCTCTGGCTCTGGCCGGCGCGGCGGGGGTCGTCATCACACGGAGCATCACCGCGCCCCTGGCCCAGGCCGTGAAGGTGGCGGAGCGGGTGGGGGCGGGTGAGGTCGACGTCCTAATCGAAGTCGATTCCCAAGACGAAACCGGGCTCCTCCTCAAGTCCTTGCAGGGCATGGTGGCCTCCCTCAAGCGGATGGCAGGAGCGGCGGCGGCGGTCGCGGGCGGAGACCTCACGATCAGATTGAACCCCCAGTCCGAGCGCGACGCACTCGGCAACGCGCTCTCGGAGATGGTGGGCCGCCTCACCCAGACGATCGGTGAAGTGAAAGCGGGTGCGACCGCGCTGTCGGCGGCTTCGGCCCAGGTCGCGGCCACGTCGCAGAGCCTCTCCGCGGGGACGAGCGAGCAGGCGGCTTCGGTCGAAGAGACCACCGCCAGCCTGGAGGAGATGTCTGCTTCCATCACCCAGAATGCGGAAAACAGCCGCCAAACGGAGCAGCTGGCGATCAAGGGTTCGAAGGACACCGAGGAGGGGGGCCGGTCGGTGAAGGAGACCGTGGTGGCGATGCGAAGCATTGCTGAGAAAGTGTCGATCATCGAGGAGATCGCCTACCAGACGAACCTCCTGGCTCTCAACGCGGCCATCGAGGCGGCGAGAGCGGGGGAGCACGGCCGGGGTTTTGCCGTAGTCGCCACAGAAGTGCGGAAGCTTGCGGAGCGAAGCCAGACCGCGGCTAAGGAGATTAGTGGTTTGGCCGCGTCAAGCGTAACCGTGGCCGAGCGGTCTGGGCAACTCTTGGGAGACCTCGTACCCAGTATCCGGAAGACGGCTGACTTGGTGCAAGAGGTGACAGCCGCCTCGGCCGAGCAAGCCTCGGGGGTCGCCCAGATCAACCGGGCCATGACCCAGGTGGACCAAGTGACCCAGCGCAACGCCGCCGCGACCGAGGAGCTCGCCTCGACCGCGGAGGAGATGGCGGCTCAGTCGGAGGCTCTGCAGCAGCTCGTCTCCTACTTCAAGGTTACGGCCCTGGAGGGCGGTCCGGACCAGGTGACCACCCTGTCGCGGAGCACCACCGCCCGTGCCGTCCCGCGCAAGAGCAACGGCGAGGCGCGAGCCATGCCCGAGAGCCCAGCCTGGCACCGCACGGCCGGCGCCGACGCGGACTTCAAGCGGTTCTAG
- a CDS encoding chemotaxis protein CheW, protein MASQPTVAEQAQYLGFQIAGEEYAIGILRVREILEYDTLTKVPTTPPSIRGVINLRGSVVPVVDLAVKFGLSESVISKRTCIVVVEVNLDGERAVMGVLADAVSQVIDLPASEVEPPPPFGTRVRVDCLIGMGRAGRKFVLLLDIDKLLSLDELEMTRQEAGPTAAVPPEARRDGEPSPAERDQPVPPTEMGS, encoded by the coding sequence ATGGCAAGCCAACCGACCGTGGCCGAGCAGGCCCAGTATCTCGGCTTCCAAATAGCCGGGGAGGAATACGCGATCGGCATTCTCCGAGTGCGGGAGATCTTGGAGTACGACACCCTCACCAAGGTGCCGACCACCCCCCCGAGCATCCGGGGGGTCATCAACCTGCGCGGGAGCGTGGTGCCGGTGGTGGATCTGGCGGTGAAGTTCGGGCTCTCGGAGAGCGTGATCAGTAAGCGGACGTGCATCGTGGTGGTGGAAGTGAACCTGGATGGTGAACGGGCGGTGATGGGTGTTCTGGCCGACGCCGTCAGCCAGGTCATCGATCTGCCGGCAAGCGAGGTCGAGCCACCCCCGCCGTTCGGGACCCGGGTACGGGTCGACTGCCTGATCGGAATGGGAAGGGCAGGCCGGAAATTCGTCCTCCTACTCGACATCGACAAGTTGCTGTCACTGGACGAGCTGGAGATGACACGCCAAGAAGCGGGCCCGACCGCCGCCGTCCCTCCCGAGGCACGAAGGGACGGGGAGCCGAGCCCCGCCGAGCGGGACCAGCCCGTCCCTCCAACAGAGATGGGGTCTTGA
- a CDS encoding cache domain-containing protein has product MRMMSVGVLALMVGSSGLVQAAKEEFGTAREAEAMVDRGVARIKAVGSERAYADFTDKAPGFVDRDLYVVVYDLEGRVLAHGQNPKMVGKDLIDLRDADGKAWVKERVELARGKGKFWHDYKFTDPLTKKVLPKSTYCERVESTAVCVGIYKR; this is encoded by the coding sequence ATGCGAATGATGTCAGTCGGGGTTCTGGCGTTGATGGTGGGTTCGAGCGGGCTCGTTCAGGCCGCCAAAGAAGAGTTCGGCACCGCCCGGGAAGCGGAGGCCATGGTGGACAGGGGAGTCGCCCGCATTAAGGCCGTGGGCTCAGAGCGGGCCTACGCCGACTTCACGGACAAGGCCCCTGGATTTGTCGACCGTGACCTCTACGTCGTGGTCTACGACCTCGAGGGCCGCGTATTGGCCCACGGACAAAACCCAAAGATGGTGGGCAAGGATCTGATCGACCTCCGTGACGCGGACGGAAAGGCCTGGGTCAAGGAGAGGGTCGAGCTGGCCCGCGGCAAGGGAAAGTTCTGGCACGACTACAAGTTCACGGATCCCCTGACGAAGAAGGTGCTGCCGAAATCCACCTATTGCGAGCGGGTCGAGTCGACGGCCGTCTGCGTGGGGATTTACAAGCGGTAG
- a CDS encoding methyl-accepting chemotaxis protein, with the protein MKLYQRILLAPGLALFFLLLFGAVVYRALSTDQVAMREIFSTRFGIFQKADQALADIDAVHAAVYRLVTWIGNYDPAKIAHKSAELMTQIDGATAIAKGLAGEARLSDEEKGHLEAILGQLANYRKHVATAVDLASVDVNTGLAALQTADMTYQELRGSLDGLIDVEKKLAQRRYDEALATYQGALLLASVVFSLAIAGAGIAGGLVTRSVTRQLGGEPEYASEVARRVAEGELTLAIATRAEDRSSLLFAMKTMVERLAQVVGDVRASATGLSGASDQVSATAQALSEGTSEQAASVEETTSSLEEMSASITQNAENSRQMEKMASQGARDAAESGEAVSQTVGAMKSIATKISIVGEIAYQTNLLALNAAIEAARAGEHGRGFAVVATEVRKLAERSQIAAKEISGLADSSVELAERTGQLLTDLVPSIRKTADLVQEVTAASMEQSSGIGQLNKAMVQVDQVTQRNASAAEELSSTAAEMASQGAALEERVSYFRLPQEIMNAVPVISPRPPMPAKPSSSLLPGSGGGNGRGAVPERAEKGFVRF; encoded by the coding sequence TTGAAGCTTTATCAGCGCATTCTCTTAGCCCCCGGGCTAGCCCTTTTTTTCTTGCTCCTGTTCGGGGCGGTGGTCTACCGGGCCTTGAGCACCGACCAGGTCGCGATGAGGGAGATTTTCAGCACCCGCTTCGGGATCTTCCAGAAAGCAGATCAAGCTTTGGCGGACATCGACGCAGTTCATGCTGCCGTGTACCGTCTCGTGACCTGGATCGGAAACTACGACCCGGCCAAGATTGCGCATAAGTCCGCCGAGTTGATGACCCAGATCGACGGTGCCACCGCCATCGCGAAGGGGCTGGCGGGCGAGGCTCGGCTGAGCGATGAAGAGAAGGGGCACCTGGAGGCGATCCTGGGTCAGCTCGCCAACTACCGGAAGCACGTGGCGACTGCCGTCGACCTTGCGAGCGTCGATGTGAACACGGGCTTGGCCGCCCTGCAGACGGCGGACATGACGTACCAAGAGCTGCGCGGCAGCCTGGATGGGCTCATCGACGTCGAGAAAAAGCTCGCCCAACGGCGATACGACGAGGCGTTGGCCACCTACCAGGGCGCCCTTCTTCTCGCCAGCGTCGTCTTTTCACTGGCGATCGCGGGCGCGGGCATCGCCGGCGGCCTCGTCACTCGCTCCGTCACCCGGCAGTTGGGCGGGGAGCCGGAATATGCCTCGGAGGTGGCGCGGCGGGTGGCGGAGGGAGAGCTCACGCTGGCCATCGCCACTCGAGCAGAGGACCGCTCGAGCCTGCTCTTCGCCATGAAGACGATGGTGGAGCGCCTAGCCCAGGTCGTAGGGGACGTACGCGCCTCGGCGACGGGCCTCTCCGGGGCCTCGGACCAGGTGAGCGCCACCGCCCAGGCTCTTTCCGAGGGGACTTCTGAGCAGGCGGCCTCCGTGGAGGAGACGACATCGTCCCTAGAGGAGATGAGCGCTTCCATCACGCAAAACGCGGAGAACAGCCGTCAGATGGAGAAGATGGCCTCCCAGGGGGCGCGAGACGCGGCGGAGAGCGGAGAAGCGGTGTCCCAGACGGTGGGGGCCATGAAGTCGATCGCGACCAAGATCTCGATCGTGGGCGAGATCGCTTACCAGACCAATCTTCTTGCTCTCAACGCCGCGATCGAGGCCGCGCGGGCGGGTGAGCACGGGAGGGGCTTTGCGGTGGTGGCCACCGAGGTCAGGAAGCTGGCGGAGAGGAGCCAAATCGCGGCCAAGGAGATCTCGGGGCTGGCCGATTCGAGCGTGGAGCTGGCGGAGCGAACGGGCCAGTTGCTCACGGATCTGGTCCCCTCGATCCGCAAGACCGCGGACCTGGTCCAGGAAGTAACGGCGGCTTCCATGGAGCAGTCGTCGGGGATAGGCCAGCTCAACAAGGCCATGGTCCAGGTGGACCAGGTTACGCAGCGGAACGCCTCCGCGGCGGAGGAGCTGAGCTCCACCGCGGCGGAGATGGCCTCCCAGGGCGCCGCTCTCGAGGAGCGGGTGTCCTACTTCCGCCTGCCCCAAGAGATCATGAATGCCGTCCCCGTCATCAGCCCGCGGCCTCCAATGCCGGCCAAACCATCGTCGTCCCTGCTACCGGGGTCGGGCGGGGGCAACGGGCGGGGTGCGGTGCCGGAGCGAGCGGAGAAGGGCTTCGTTCGCTTCTGA